One window of the Triticum dicoccoides isolate Atlit2015 ecotype Zavitan chromosome 3B, WEW_v2.0, whole genome shotgun sequence genome contains the following:
- the LOC119278218 gene encoding disease resistance protein RPP13-like produces MAETAITTVLAKVAELVAWEAAVLLEVGDDVRLLRDKLEWLHTFIRDADRRRRLRDNEFVAVWVRQTRDVAFEAEDALDDFLHRAGRRRRRRGPAPPLPGTGARCSGWRWSWRRWRPRCAGLQVALRHDLSARVRQIRKRLDEISANRAAYHIEHAASPAWAASSATTLAAWDDLEEYTVGFGKYSDMLREQLLDVDTVPGRALVSIVGESSIGKTTLARKVYQSPEVRNHFAIRTWTVLPPNSRPADVLRDIHRQATSQLRRSPSNGQNAEDGGCDAKGGKDISNSLFRNMTGRRYLVVVDGSIAVADWNSLRASLPDEGNGSRVLLVTDAAGLEVVGYAGGPTYDPIELTRLSPENTYELFRRRVFGLRGDCPGRYKSRYYQDVFRITRGLPLSVVVLAGVLRSKELPAEWDQVMAQLLAAKDQPQHCKSGSGGARRIMSLAFDDLPHHLKSCFLYFAAMPESAPVDAARLVRLWVAEGFVRPRRGSTMEEVGQGYLKELISRCMVQLVDKDEFGTVTAVVVHDRLHAFAQEEAQEACFVESHDSTDVLAPATVRRLAVQNTTDRHVHLGNALPKLRTIVCDFANGGAAKPSVCIHSTDLGFLHASKFLRVIDIHGLELKKLPDELGSMIHIRYLGLQCGQLERLPSTISKLVNLQSLILKGRSGGVLGVTAAFWTIPTLRHVVAPFALPRCLGDLYSLQTLHGVQPRGWDTRAIAGNPLGRATNLRSLELSGLTAANAGALVTALESLDLLVHLVLQGESLPPAVFTVASLRRLQSLRLVGAMDEEDDADAGDEVAVRYIRPNLTRLSMWGTMVGQGFVDMLGELPSLAELTLMWGAYEGERLEFGDGAFRSLQKLRLGLPDLEEWAVSAGSMAALVRLTLLRCAKMEMLPEALGGMKELEEVVLYSMPKMVGRIKEDGGQDHHKIKHVPVIQTIW; encoded by the exons ATGGCGGAGACGGCGATCACGACGGTGCTGGCGAAGGTGGCGGAGCTGGTGgcgtgggaggcggcggtgctgctgGAGGTGGGCGACGACGTGCGCCTGCTCCGCGACAAGCTCGAGTGGCTGCACACCTTCATCCGCGACGCCGACCGCAGGCGCCGCCTCCGCGACAACGAGTTCGTCGCCGTCTGGGTGCGCCAGACCCGCGACGTCGCCTTCGAGGCCGAGGACGCGCTGGACGACTTCCTCCACCGCGCTGGGCGACGCCGGAGGCGCCGCGGCCCGGCCCCGCCGCTCCCCGGCACGGGGGCGCGCTGCTCCGGGTGGCGCTGGAGCTGGCGCCGCTGGCGGCCGCGCTGCGCGGGGCTGCAGGTCGCGCTCCGCCACGACCTCTCGGCGCGCGTCCGCCAGATCAGGAAGCGGCTCGACGAGATCTCCGCCAACCGCGCCGCCTACCACATCGAGCACGCGGCCTCGCCCGCCTGGGCCGCCTCCTCCGCCACCACCCTCGCCGCCTG GGACGATCTGGAAGAGTACACTGTCGGCTTCGGCAAGTACAGCGACATGCTCAGGGAGCAGCTCCTCGACGTTGACACCGTCCCCGGCCGCGCCCTCGTCTCCATCGTCGGCGAGAGCAGCATCGGCAAGACCACGCTCGCGCGCAAGGTCTACCAGAGCCCCGAGGTCCGCAACCACTTCGCCATACGCACCTGGACCGTGCTCCCTCCCAACAGCCGCCCGGCCGACGTGCTCCGCGACATCCACCGGCAGGCCACCTCCCAGCTCCGCCGGTCCCCGTCCAACGGCCAGAACGCGGAGGACGGCGGCTGCGACGCCAAGGGCGGCAAGGACATCAGCAACTCGCTGTTCCGGAACATGACCGGCAGGCGGTACCTCGTCGTCGTGGACGGCAGCATCGCGGTGGCCGACTGGAACAGCCTCCGGGCGTCGCTCCCCGACGAGGGCAACGGCAGCAGGGTGCTGCTGGTCACCGACGCGGCGGGGCTGGAGGTGGTGGGCTACGCCGGCGGGCCGACGTACGACCCCATCGAGCTCACGCGGCTTAGCCCGGAGAACACATACGAGCTGTTCCGGCGCCGGGTGTTCGGCCTCCGCGGTGACTGCCCCggccggtacaagtcgaggtactaCCAGGACGTGTTCCGGATCACCCGCGGCCTGCCGCTCTCCGTCGTCGTCCTCGCCGGCGTGCTCAGGTCCAAGGAGCTGCCTGCGGAGTGGGACCAGGTGATGGCGCAGCTGCTGGCGGCCAAGGACCAGCCGCAGCATTGCAAGAGCGGGAGCGGCGGTGCCCGGCGTATCATGTCGCTGGCGTTCGACGACCTGCCGCACCACCTCAAGTCATGCTTCCTCTACTTCGCAGCGATGCCAGAGAGCGCCCCCGTGGACGCGGCGAGGCTGGTGCGGCTGTGGGTGGCCGAGGGGTTCGTGCGGCCGCGGCGCGGGAGCACCATGGAAGAGGTCGGGCAGGGGTACCTCAAGGAGCTCATCTCCCGGTGCATGGTGCAGCTGGTGGACAAGGACGAGTTCGGCACCGTGACGGCGGTGGTGGTGCACGACCGCCTCCACGCTTTCGCGCAGGAAGAGGCTCAGGAGGCGTGCTTCGTCGAGAGCCACGACAGCACCGACGTGCTCGCCCCAGCCACCGTGCGCCGCCTCGCCGTCCAGAACACCACGGACAGGCACGTCCACCTCGGCAACGCGCTGCCGAAGCTCCGCACCATCGTCTGCGACTTCGCCAACGGCGGTGCGGCGAAGCCCAGCGTCTGCATCCACTCCACCGACCTGGGCTTCCTCCACGCGTCCAAGTTCCTCCGCGTCATCGACATCCATGGCCTCGAGCTCAAGAAGCTTCCGGACGAGCTCGGCTCGATGATCCACATAAGGTACCTGGGCCTCCAGTGCGGGCAGCTGGAGAGGCTGCCGAGCACGATAAGCAAGCTGGTGAACCTGCAGTCTCTGATCCTCAAGGGCCGGAGCGGCGGCGTGCTGGGCGTGACCGCCGCGTTCTGGACGATCCCGACGCTGCGGCACGTGGTGGCGCCGTTCGCGCTGCCCAGGTGCCTGGGCGACCTGTACAGCCTCCAGACGCTCCACGGCGTGCAGCCCCGCGGCTGGGACACGCGCGCCATCGCCGGCAACCCGCTGGGGAGGGCCACCAACCTCCGGTCGCTGGAGCTGAGCGGGCTGACGGCCGCGAACGCCGGCGCGCTGGTGACGGCGCTGGAGAGCCTGGACCTGCTGGTGCACCTGGTGCTGCAGGGCGAGTCGCTGCCGCCGGCCGTGTTCACCGTGGCGAGCCTGCGGCGGCTGCAGAGCCTGAGGCTGGTGGGGGCCATGGACGAGGAGGATGATGCCGATGCCGGCGACGAGGTGGCGGTCCGGTACATCCGGCCGAACCTGACGCGGCTGTCGATGTGGGGCACGATGGTGGGGCAGGGGTTCGTGGACATGCTGGGGGAGCTGCCGAGCCTGGCGGAGCTGACGCTGATGTGGGGCGCGTACGAGGGCGAGCGGCTGGAGTTCGGCGACGGCGCGTTCCGGAGCCTGCAGAAGCTGAGGCTGGGGCTGCCGGACCTGGAGGAGTGGGCGGTGAGCGCCGGGTCGATGGCGGCGCTGGTCCGGCTGACGCTGCTGCGGTGCGCCAAGATGGAGATGCTCCCGGAGGCGCTGGGCGGGAtgaaggagctggaggaggtgGTGCTGTACAGCATGCCCAAGATGGTGGGGAGGATCAAGGAGGACGGCGGCCAGGACCACCACAAGATCAAGCACGTCCCCGTCATCCAGACCATCTGGTAG